AACTCAGGTGTGCCACTAGCAGGTTTTGTTGGCGATGTATTTGATGCATACGAAATCGGCGCTCGCAAAGACGCGGTGGACAATGGTAATACCTTCAACACTATTGAAGGTGCTGAGTACGACCGTTGGAAAACCACCTTGCAGCCTGTTACAGATCAATGGATTGAGGATATGAATGACGATGGTTACGAAGCGAACCGTCTGTTAGAAAAAGCAAAAACACTGATCGAGAAATACGAGAACTTTTAAGTTCTCGTTAGTTAGGTGAGTTAAGCATGATGCAAAATACGGCGTTTTCAAGACATCTACTCATAGAGCGTCTTGCCAATATCTTCGCATTGACGGGTGGTTTCATTATGTTGATGCTGGCAATCGTTACGGTTGCCAGCATTATCGGCCGAAGTCTGGTTGGACAGTCCATTGTCGGCGATTATGAAATTACAGAAATGGGACTTGGTATGGCCATTTTCCTCTTCTTACCCAAATGTTATCAGCAAAAAGGCCATGTGGTGGTTGACCTCTTTACTGCGCACTGTAAATCGAGCACCTTGCGCACTTTAGGTATCATCAGTGACGCCTTATTTACTGCTGTTTGTTTTACTTTTGCGTACCGCATGACCTTAAGTGGTCTTGAGGCGAAAGAATACCTTGAGCAATCCATGCTACTGGAACTTCCTACATGGTGGACTTTCACTGTCGGAGTCATTTGTATGATTCTTTGCGGAATTTGTGGTCTGAATAGACTGTATACCACACTTCGTGGAGGCAACCATGAGTAATATTGAGCTGGCCTTTTTAATGATGGCAGCCCTAATGGTGCTAATGAGTATCCGCATTCCCATTGCATTAGCAATGATGGTTTGTGGTGGCATTGGCTATGTAATGATTGGCGGTATGCCAGCCTTATTGGATTACCTTGGCACCGCTCCAGTGTCCAAATTCTCCAGTTACGATTTGTCTGTAGTGCCCCTGTTTTTATTGATGGGGGAACTGGCAACACGATCCGGTATCACCGCAGAATTATTCCGCACTTGTAATACTTGGATTGGCCGCCAACGTGGCGGTATTGCCATGGCAGCCATTGCAGGGTGCGCTGCTTTTGGAGCCATCTGTGGCTCCTCGTTAGCCACTGCATCCACTATGGGTAAAGTAGCCTTGCCTGAAATGAAACGCTTAAAGTATTCAGGTAGCTTAGCATCTGGCGCTTTAGCAGCAGGTGGTACGTTGGGAATTTTGATTCCTCCTTCCATGGTGTTAATCATTTTTGCTGTGCTAACGGAGCAAAATATTTCGAAAATGTTCATTGCGGCCTTTGTTCCTGGCTTCTTAGCAGCAGCTGGATACATTCTCGCCATTGCCATTTATGTGCGCATCTATCCTGAATCAGGCCCTCGTGGTGAAAAAACCAGTTGGGCGCAAAAGTTCAAATCCACTAAGGATGTGTGGCACATTACCATCATTTTCCTGATCGTATTAGGTGGCATTTATTTAGGCTTTTTCACACCAACTGAAGCGGCTTCTGTGGGGGTTATCTTAACGGCTATTCTGGCCATGACCCATGGCAAAATGCGTTTGGATGGCTTGTTAATGTGTCTAATGAAAACCGCCGTTTCTTCCGCGATGATTTTCTTTATCGTATTAGGGGCGGACTTATTTAGCGTTTTCATTGCCTTATCACGCTTACCTGATGTGGGTGTGGAGTTCATCACTAATTCTGGTCTATCGCCTTACACCATTCTAACCATAATGTTACTAACCTACTTAGTTATGGGTTGTTTTTTGGACAGCTTAGCCATGATCTTGCTAACCATTCCGATTTACTTCCCTATCATAGTGGCAATGGATTTTGGTATTCCTGTCGCAGATGCGGGCATCTGGTTTGGTATTCTGGCTCTGATTGTCGTGGAGGTGGGATTAATCACGCCACCCGTAGGAATGAATGTATTTATCATCAAATCCTTCGATGACAGCTTAAAACTAAAAGAGTGTTTTAAAGGTGTTGTGCCTTTCTTGATTTCGGACTTTGTCCGTGTCGCACTTTTGGTCATATTCCCAGGTATTACTCTTGGTTTAGTGCATTTAATTGGTTAATTAACTCATTAAGAGTTAAAAAATTGCCTTCAAGCCGACCTTGTGTCGGCTTTCTTTTGCTTCTTTTGCCACCCACCCATAAAATTACTAAACAGTTTAATAACACAACAATAGATGTTTATATTACAATGATTTATATCTAAGAAACTGTGAAGAGAAATAAATGTCGCGAGAAATAAAAACTTCAGATAAAGATATCGATTTCGGCATTTTAAATAACCTAGTGGGTTATCGCCTAAGACGAGCACAGATGAATTTTTTCAACAAATTTTCCGAAGTCTGTTCAGACTTAGGCATCAGTCCAGGCTTATTTGCTGTTATTGCTATTGTGGAACGCAACCCGGGATTAACTCAGACTGCCGTTGCACAAGCCCTCGGCAATGATAGATCAGCTATGGTGGCTGCGGTTGATAAGCTGGAACAAATGAAAGTGATTGAGCGTCGCCCAGCAAAAAATGATCGACGCTCCTATGCTCTGTTCATGACCAATCAAGGTGAAGACTTCTTCAAAACCATAAGCGAGCGGGTGATGGAGCACGAGCAAGCCATGGCCAACCGTCTAGAAGACGACAAAGAAGTACGCTGGCTCTTAAACACCCTAGACGTATTAGCAAAAGATTAGCCAATACAAATCAAATAAGAAGGGCTTGTAATCGACAAGCCCTTCTTACAATAGTTACTAAAGAAAATTAGTCCGTGGAAAACTGATTGGCAAACTGACTCACGGCATCGACAACTCGCTTAGCCCCATCCTGAATTTCTACAATGACCTCACCTGCTTCATTGGAGAGGGATAAACCTTGTTCTGCTTGTTCCTTGCCTTTATTGATCAAAGAGACCGCGTTTTCGGCTAAGGTTTGGTTTTTCTCTACCACTCCGACAATCTCTTCCGTGGCTTCACTGGTTCGAGAGGCTAATTGACGCACTTCATCTGCCACCACAGCAAAGCCTCGTCCTTGCTCACCGGCACGCGCTGCTTCAATGGCCGCATTTAAGGCCAGCAGGTTAGTTTGATCGGCAATTCCGCGAATACTTTGGATAATGGAACCCACCAACTGAGACTGCTTATCCAATTCCGAAATACCCTCTGCAGCTTGCGCCATTTGATCCGATAATTGGTGCA
The window above is part of the Marinomonas sp. THO17 genome. Proteins encoded here:
- a CDS encoding TRAP transporter small permease, whose amino-acid sequence is MMQNTAFSRHLLIERLANIFALTGGFIMLMLAIVTVASIIGRSLVGQSIVGDYEITEMGLGMAIFLFLPKCYQQKGHVVVDLFTAHCKSSTLRTLGIISDALFTAVCFTFAYRMTLSGLEAKEYLEQSMLLELPTWWTFTVGVICMILCGICGLNRLYTTLRGGNHE
- a CDS encoding TRAP transporter large permease: MSNIELAFLMMAALMVLMSIRIPIALAMMVCGGIGYVMIGGMPALLDYLGTAPVSKFSSYDLSVVPLFLLMGELATRSGITAELFRTCNTWIGRQRGGIAMAAIAGCAAFGAICGSSLATASTMGKVALPEMKRLKYSGSLASGALAAGGTLGILIPPSMVLIIFAVLTEQNISKMFIAAFVPGFLAAAGYILAIAIYVRIYPESGPRGEKTSWAQKFKSTKDVWHITIIFLIVLGGIYLGFFTPTEAASVGVILTAILAMTHGKMRLDGLLMCLMKTAVSSAMIFFIVLGADLFSVFIALSRLPDVGVEFITNSGLSPYTILTIMLLTYLVMGCFLDSLAMILLTIPIYFPIIVAMDFGIPVADAGIWFGILALIVVEVGLITPPVGMNVFIIKSFDDSLKLKECFKGVVPFLISDFVRVALLVIFPGITLGLVHLIG
- a CDS encoding MarR family transcriptional regulator, encoding MSREIKTSDKDIDFGILNNLVGYRLRRAQMNFFNKFSEVCSDLGISPGLFAVIAIVERNPGLTQTAVAQALGNDRSAMVAAVDKLEQMKVIERRPAKNDRRSYALFMTNQGEDFFKTISERVMEHEQAMANRLEDDKEVRWLLNTLDVLAKD